The following are encoded in a window of Phosphitispora fastidiosa genomic DNA:
- the pfkA gene encoding 6-phosphofructokinase, producing the protein MKKIGVLTSGGDAPGMNPAIRAVVRKAIFSGLEVVGIQRGYSGLIRGEFREMNLSSVADIIYRGGTMLRTARSENFRTPEGRTKAAGNLRSQGIEGLVVIGGDGSFRGAQALGREHGIRFIGVPGTIDNDIPCTDYTIGFDTAVNNVVDAVNKIRDTATSHERTYVIEVMGRNSGFIALEAGLAGGAESILIPEMGVNINDIIEKLERGMQRGKLHSIIIVAEGAGSGIEIGRLIQERTGSETKVTILGHIQRGGTPTSFDRVIASRMGALAVDLLVKGETAKMVGMISGSLKDFDIDYALSQEKTIDRSVYELASILAI; encoded by the coding sequence TTGAAAAAAATCGGTGTTTTAACTAGCGGCGGCGATGCCCCCGGAATGAACCCTGCTATCAGGGCTGTGGTAAGAAAAGCCATTTTCAGCGGGCTGGAGGTTGTCGGAATCCAGCGCGGTTATTCCGGCCTGATTCGGGGTGAATTCAGGGAAATGAACCTGAGTTCTGTGGCAGATATCATCTATCGCGGCGGGACAATGCTCAGGACCGCCAGGTCGGAGAATTTCCGGACCCCGGAGGGGCGTACGAAAGCCGCCGGGAACCTGAGGAGTCAGGGGATTGAAGGTCTGGTCGTCATCGGTGGGGATGGTTCCTTCAGAGGGGCCCAGGCGCTGGGCAGGGAACACGGTATCAGGTTCATCGGAGTCCCAGGCACTATTGACAATGACATTCCCTGCACCGATTATACTATAGGATTTGATACCGCTGTCAACAATGTAGTAGATGCTGTCAACAAGATAAGGGATACGGCCACTTCCCATGAGAGGACTTATGTCATTGAGGTCATGGGACGCAACTCCGGCTTTATTGCTCTTGAAGCAGGTCTGGCAGGAGGGGCGGAGTCTATCCTGATTCCTGAAATGGGTGTCAATATTAATGACATCATCGAAAAGCTTGAGCGGGGCATGCAGCGCGGTAAACTCCACAGTATCATCATTGTTGCCGAGGGGGCAGGCAGTGGAATAGAAATCGGCAGGTTGATTCAGGAAAGGACCGGTTCTGAGACCAAAGTCACCATCCTGGGTCATATTCAAAGGGGGGGAACCCCCACCTCTTTTGACCGGGTTATTGCCAGCAGGATGGGCGCGCTGGCTGTTGATTTGCTGGTCAAAGGTGAAACCGCCAAAATGGTGGGTATGATATCGGGAAGCCTTAAAGATTTTGATATAGATTACGCTTTAAGCCAGGAGAAGACTATTGACAGGTCGGTCTATGAACTGGCAAGTATTCTTGCCATTTAA
- a CDS encoding S-layer homology domain-containing protein — MIKKLLGVILVFLICMSFIYIEKVKAAEIPSTKDYYLDNWGNYNNNDNFIVPDHSVLMVGCYISDGVNYERAALQFDLNSVSGTITGAALKIYISQKNGSPVVNLYGSNSDAWSEPDTSIPSQDYSIITNDSNITQGQWKEFDVTDFVLTQAAGDGVATFVLTGYEDATDNDFAFDSREDFNYPPQLVVTYATDTTPPSISSLSPADNAVDIGVNDNMVITFDENVVVGTGNITIKRSSDDSTIEAIDVTGGNVTGGGTDTITINPNTALAGETGYYVQIDATAFDDETGNSFAGIADMTTWNFTTADVTPPTVVLTDNEADNIVKQNDTVTITATFSEAMTNAPTITITNGGVTGAAMTDSGDSAAWTYDWTVPAGNAAATVTVAGTDLAGNAYVGSDTLTFTIDNTAPNGLAVPSIIQDLGASGFDGITKDQTLKIEGTAEAGSIVEVFKDEVSIGTTTADGSGSWSFDYTGTALPEGTYVFTAAATDAAGNTGALSPGFTVIIDLTAPEPPVITSLADDTGASASDKITNDNTLVFSGTAEANSYIEIFNADTFDPWGLGQTDEFGNWSVDLSSDPFTTGTYNILAVARDSAGNQSNPSTTYSFAVDRTVPTVVLTDDEADNIVKQNDTVTITATFSEAMTNTPTITVTNGGVAGAAMTDSGDSTAWTYDWTVPAGNATAIVTVAGADLAGNGYAGSDTLTFTIDNTAPTVTLSDNDADDIVKQNETVTITATFSEAITNTPTITITNGGVAGAAMTDSGDSTVWTYDWTVPAGNAAATVTAAGTDLAGNAYAGSDTLTFSIDNTAPVLVSVVRDSDTQVTVALSEDSTDIAKANDGGFTVEETGDPLTTYAVSGIAQGTDAGHVVLTVADMGISAKEGVTVKYTAGGNGTVQDLAGNALATDAAGLLAAAWDSAPAMISSGTLAADNSYMDVVFSEGIYGTGDGTAALTADKLSLTFTQNGGTATGAAISSVKQNDNADEGTASALTGGETTVRLFLNITGTPDGNETIEITPTDGASVYDEAGNATGAGETTGVKALNDKTPPTLVSAVRDSDTQITVTLSENSTDIAKANDGGFTVEETGDAGTTYAVASIAQGVDAAHVVLTVADMGISAKEGITVKYTAGGNGTVQDLAGNALATDAAGVSAAGWDSAPAMISSGTLAADNSYIDVVFSEGIYGAGDGTAALTADKLSLTFTQNGGTATGAAISSVKQNDNADEGTASALTGGETTVRIFLSITGTPDGNETIEITPADGASVYDEAGNATGAGETTGVKALNDKTPPTLVSVVRDSDTQITVTLSKDSTDIAKANDGGFTVEETGDPLTTYAVSGIAQGVDAAHVVLTVADMGISAKEGVTVKYTAGGNGTVQDLAGNALATDAAGLLAAAWDSAPAMISSGTLAADNSYMDVVFSEGIYGTGDGTAALTADKLSLTFTQNGGTATGAAISSVKQNDNADEGTASALTGGETTVRLFLNITGTPDGNETIEITPADGASVYDEAGNATGAGETTGVKALNDQTPPTVNTLTPADNAVGVGVNNNLVITFDENVVVGAGNITIKKSSDDSVIEAIDVTGAKVSGGGTDAITVNPDSTLISDTAYYLQVDATAFEDMAGNNFAGISDAVTWNFITAPSSNADLSSLSISSGILTPAFSGDTTSYTASVANSVYQTTVTAAVYDETATIKVNGAATNSGAPSEVIGLDAGSNSVAVVVYAQDGVTTKIYEITITRASPPSRSSSNDNNDSDPAEEDSIDDVGDAETTNEGDRTVTTVTVDEDKIEEKLNQAGAKVKIIIPVNDGSDVVVGELTGKIVRKMEDKEAVLEIKTERVIYTIPAAQININEISAQIGEQVELKDIKVKVKIAEPEEEIVRVVEDIAVKGNYQLVVKPVELEIECTGGDKTIQVSKFNNYVERMFAIPEGVDPDKITTGVVVNPDGTFSHVPTTVIKINGKYYARINSLTNSIYTTIWNPRRFADVDNHWSKEAVNDMGSRLVISGYEDGTFKPGKDITRAEFAAIVVNALGLREPAKEITFSDIKEDSWYYGKVSLAYEYGIVSGYTDGSFKPDKNITREEAMAMVAKAMPIAKLDTDLNAEEVSEALVKFTDAGQIAEWAKESSAACVRIGIIGGYDGKLTPKDKITRAETAVIVRNVLKKAELI; from the coding sequence ATGATTAAAAAACTTTTAGGAGTAATTCTGGTTTTTTTAATTTGTATGAGTTTCATATATATTGAGAAAGTAAAAGCAGCCGAAATTCCATCAACTAAAGATTATTACTTGGATAACTGGGGTAACTATAATAATAATGATAATTTTATTGTGCCAGATCATTCTGTTCTTATGGTTGGGTGTTATATTTCTGATGGGGTTAACTATGAAAGAGCTGCATTACAATTTGACTTAAATTCAGTTAGCGGGACGATTACAGGTGCGGCATTAAAAATATATATTTCACAAAAAAACGGAAGCCCTGTTGTTAATTTGTATGGCTCAAACAGTGATGCCTGGAGTGAACCCGATACTTCAATCCCTTCTCAAGACTATTCTATAATAACTAATGATAGTAACATAACTCAAGGTCAGTGGAAAGAATTTGATGTAACAGACTTTGTGCTTACACAGGCAGCAGGAGATGGTGTTGCTACATTTGTTTTAACCGGCTATGAAGATGCAACAGATAACGATTTTGCTTTTGACAGCAGGGAAGATTTTAACTATCCACCACAGCTTGTAGTTACTTATGCTACAGATACCACACCACCTTCCATAAGCAGCTTAAGCCCGGCAGATAATGCAGTAGATATAGGGGTAAATGACAACATGGTAATAACATTTGATGAAAATGTTGTGGTGGGAACAGGGAATATAACAATAAAAAGGTCATCAGATGACAGTACAATAGAAGCAATAGATGTAACGGGTGGAAATGTAACAGGTGGAGGAACAGATACGATAACCATAAATCCGAATACTGCTCTGGCAGGAGAAACGGGGTATTATGTACAGATAGATGCAACAGCATTTGATGATGAAACAGGTAACAGCTTCGCCGGAATAGCAGATATGACGACATGGAACTTTACAACAGCCGACGTAACACCACCAACAGTTGTTCTGACTGATAACGAAGCTGATAACATAGTCAAACAAAACGATACAGTAACCATAACAGCGACCTTTAGCGAAGCCATGACAAATGCTCCCACAATAACCATTACCAATGGCGGAGTTACAGGGGCCGCCATGACAGACAGCGGAGACAGCGCTGCCTGGACATATGACTGGACAGTTCCTGCAGGAAATGCAGCTGCAACAGTAACTGTAGCAGGGACGGATTTGGCCGGCAATGCATATGTTGGAAGCGACACTTTAACATTCACAATAGACAATACAGCTCCAAATGGCCTTGCAGTACCATCTATAATCCAGGATCTGGGAGCAAGCGGGTTCGATGGGATTACTAAAGACCAAACCCTTAAAATAGAAGGTACGGCAGAGGCAGGCAGTATAGTAGAGGTCTTTAAAGATGAGGTATCTATAGGTACAACAACAGCGGACGGAAGTGGAAGCTGGAGCTTTGATTATACAGGGACTGCATTACCAGAAGGGACCTATGTGTTCACCGCAGCGGCAACTGATGCTGCGGGTAATACAGGAGCATTATCACCGGGATTCACAGTTATAATTGACCTAACAGCGCCTGAGCCTCCGGTAATAACTTCCTTGGCTGATGATACCGGTGCATCTGCAAGTGATAAAATAACGAATGATAATACTTTGGTATTCTCCGGGACCGCAGAGGCCAACAGCTATATAGAAATATTTAATGCCGATACCTTTGACCCGTGGGGATTAGGCCAAACAGATGAATTTGGCAATTGGAGTGTTGACCTCTCCTCAGACCCGTTTACAACCGGTACATATAATATATTAGCTGTTGCAAGAGATAGCGCCGGAAATCAGAGTAACCCTTCAACAACTTACAGTTTTGCTGTGGACAGAACAGTACCAACAGTTGTCTTGACTGATGACGAAGCTGACAACATAGTCAAACAAAACGACACAGTAACCATAACCGCGACCTTCAGTGAAGCCATGACAAATACTCCTACAATAACTGTTACCAATGGCGGGGTGGCAGGAGCAGCTATGACAGACAGCGGGGACAGCACTGCCTGGACATATGACTGGACAGTACCTGCGGGGAATGCAACTGCAATTGTAACAGTAGCAGGAGCGGATTTGGCCGGCAATGGATATGCCGGAAGCGACACTTTGACATTCACAATAGATAATACAGCTCCAACGGTAACATTGTCGGACAATGATGCTGACGATATAGTTAAACAAAATGAAACAGTAACCATAACCGCGACCTTCAGTGAAGCCATAACAAATACTCCCACAATAACTATTACCAATGGCGGAGTAGCAGGAGCGGCTATGACAGACAGCGGGGACAGCACTGTCTGGACATATGACTGGACAGTTCCTGCAGGAAATGCAGCTGCAACAGTAACAGCAGCAGGTACGGATTTGGCCGGCAATGCATATGCCGGAAGTGATACTTTGACATTTTCAATAGATAATACAGCACCTGTTTTAGTGAGTGTAGTAAGAGACAGTGATACACAGGTAACAGTGGCCCTGAGTGAAGACAGCACTGACATTGCCAAGGCCAATGACGGGGGCTTTACGGTAGAAGAGACAGGAGACCCGTTAACGACATATGCAGTAAGTGGTATAGCCCAGGGTACGGATGCAGGTCATGTGGTGCTGACCGTTGCCGACATGGGTATATCAGCAAAAGAAGGAGTCACGGTAAAGTATACCGCAGGAGGCAATGGGACGGTGCAGGACTTAGCGGGTAATGCCCTGGCCACGGATGCAGCAGGTCTATTAGCTGCTGCATGGGATTCTGCCCCGGCAATGATATCATCAGGGACACTGGCAGCGGACAACTCATACATGGATGTGGTATTCAGTGAAGGAATATATGGAACAGGTGATGGCACTGCAGCCTTAACAGCAGATAAATTAAGTCTTACATTTACGCAAAACGGAGGAACGGCAACAGGTGCAGCAATAAGTTCCGTGAAGCAAAATGACAATGCAGATGAAGGCACAGCATCAGCCCTTACAGGAGGGGAGACAACAGTAAGATTATTTCTAAACATAACAGGAACACCTGACGGAAATGAAACAATAGAGATAACCCCGACAGACGGTGCCTCAGTATATGATGAAGCAGGAAATGCAACAGGAGCAGGGGAAACAACAGGTGTAAAGGCATTGAATGATAAGACACCGCCAACGCTGGTAAGTGCAGTAAGGGACAGTGATACACAGATAACAGTAACCCTGAGTGAAAACAGCACTGACATTGCCAAGGCCAATGACGGAGGCTTTACGGTAGAAGAAACCGGGGATGCGGGTACGACCTATGCTGTAGCTTCCATAGCCCAGGGGGTTGATGCGGCTCATGTGGTGCTGACTGTTGCCGACATGGGTATATCAGCAAAGGAAGGTATAACAGTAAAATACACCGCAGGAGGCAATGGAACAGTACAGGACTTAGCGGGTAATGCCCTGGCCACTGATGCAGCAGGTGTCTCAGCGGCAGGATGGGATTCTGCCCCGGCAATGATATCATCAGGGACACTGGCAGCGGATAACTCTTACATAGATGTAGTATTCAGCGAAGGAATATATGGAGCAGGTGATGGCACTGCAGCCTTAACAGCAGATAAATTAAGCCTTACATTTACTCAAAACGGAGGAACGGCAACTGGTGCAGCAATAAGTTCCGTGAAGCAAAATGACAATGCAGATGAAGGCACAGCATCAGCCCTTACAGGAGGGGAGACAACAGTAAGAATATTTCTAAGCATAACAGGAACACCTGACGGAAATGAAACAATAGAGATAACCCCGGCAGATGGTGCCTCAGTATATGATGAAGCAGGTAATGCAACAGGAGCAGGGGAAACAACAGGTGTCAAGGCATTGAATGATAAGACACCGCCAACGCTGGTAAGTGTAGTAAGAGACAGTGATACACAGATAACAGTGACATTGAGCAAAGACAGCACTGACATTGCCAAGGCCAATGACGGGGGCTTTACGGTAGAAGAGACAGGAGACCCGTTAACAACATATGCAGTAAGTGGTATAGCCCAGGGGGTTGATGCGGCTCATGTGGTGCTGACCGTTGCCGACATGGGTATATCAGCAAAAGAAGGAGTCACGGTAAAGTATACCGCAGGAGGCAATGGGACGGTGCAGGACTTAGCGGGTAATGCCCTGGCCACGGATGCAGCAGGTCTATTAGCTGCTGCATGGGATTCTGCCCCGGCAATGATATCATCAGGGACACTGGCAGCGGACAACTCATACATGGATGTGGTATTCAGTGAAGGAATATATGGAACAGGTGATGGCACTGCAGCCTTAACAGCAGATAAATTAAGTCTTACATTTACGCAAAACGGAGGAACGGCAACAGGTGCAGCAATAAGTTCCGTGAAGCAAAATGACAATGCAGATGAAGGCACAGCATCAGCCCTTACAGGAGGGGAGACAACAGTAAGATTATTTCTAAACATAACAGGAACACCTGACGGAAATGAAACAATAGAGATAACCCCGGCAGACGGTGCCTCAGTATATGATGAAGCAGGAAATGCAACAGGAGCAGGGGAAACAACAGGTGTCAAGGCATTGAATGATCAGACACCGCCAACAGTAAATACTCTAACCCCTGCAGATAATGCCGTAGGTGTAGGAGTGAATAATAACTTAGTGATTACTTTTGATGAAAATGTAGTTGTGGGAGCAGGGAATATAACTATAAAAAAATCGTCAGATGACAGTGTAATAGAAGCAATAGATGTAACAGGTGCAAAAGTATCAGGCGGAGGAACAGATGCAATAACTGTAAATCCTGATTCAACACTGATAAGTGATACTGCTTATTATTTACAGGTAGATGCAACAGCCTTTGAGGATATGGCAGGCAACAACTTTGCAGGCATATCAGATGCAGTAACATGGAACTTTATAACAGCACCCTCAAGTAACGCAGACCTGTCGAGCCTTTCCATAAGCAGCGGCATCCTTACTCCGGCATTTTCCGGTGATACAACAAGCTACACAGCCAGTGTGGCCAACAGTGTATACCAGACTACCGTAACAGCTGCAGTCTATGATGAAACAGCCACAATAAAAGTCAACGGTGCAGCCACAAATAGCGGCGCTCCTTCTGAAGTTATCGGTTTAGATGCAGGTTCTAATTCAGTAGCAGTAGTCGTATACGCTCAGGATGGAGTAACCACTAAAATATATGAAATAACAATTACCAGGGCCAGTCCCCCCAGCAGAAGCAGCAGTAATGATAACAACGATAGTGATCCCGCAGAAGAGGACAGTATAGATGATGTAGGGGATGCTGAAACAACTAATGAAGGAGACCGAACAGTAACCACCGTTACCGTTGATGAAGATAAGATAGAAGAAAAACTTAACCAGGCCGGGGCTAAGGTAAAAATAATTATCCCGGTAAATGACGGTTCTGATGTTGTGGTAGGTGAGCTTACAGGAAAGATCGTCAGGAAAATGGAGGATAAAGAGGCTGTCCTGGAGATAAAAACAGAGAGAGTTATCTATACAATACCTGCCGCCCAGATAAACATTAACGAAATTTCTGCCCAAATAGGAGAGCAGGTAGAGCTTAAAGACATAAAGGTAAAAGTAAAAATTGCTGAACCTGAAGAAGAAATCGTCAGGGTTGTTGAAGATATCGCAGTGAAAGGTAATTACCAGTTGGTAGTCAAGCCTGTTGAATTAGAAATAGAGTGTACCGGTGGGGATAAAACAATTCAGGTATCTAAGTTTAATAATTATGTGGAACGGATGTTTGCGATACCTGAAGGTGTAGATCCTGATAAAATAACCACCGGTGTAGTAGTGAACCCTGACGGGACTTTCTCCCATGTGCCTACGACAGTAATAAAAATCAATGGGAAGTATTATGCCAGGATTAACAGCTTAACAAACAGTATTTATACAACCATTTGGAACCCCAGAAGATTTGCTGATGTAGATAACCATTGGTCTAAAGAGGCCGTTAATGATATGGGTTCCAGACTGGTAATCAGTGGTTATGAGGATGGCACTTTTAAACCGGGCAAAGATATTACCCGGGCAGAATTTGCCGCTATTGTGGTAAATGCCCTTGGATTGAGGGAACCGGCGAAAGAAATAACCTTTAGTGATATTAAAGAAGATAGCTGGTATTATGGAAAAGTAAGTTTAGCTTATGAATACGGTATTGTAAGCGGCTATACTGACGGCAGTTTTAAACCGGATAAAAACATAACCAGGGAAGAAGCAATGGCTATGGTAGCTAAGGCTATGCCAATAGCCAAACTTGATACGGATTTAAATGCAGAAGAAGTAAGTGAGGCTTTAGTGAAGTTTACTGATGCCGGCCAGATAGCCGAATGGGCCAAAGAGTCATCTGCAGCCTGTGTGCGCATAGGCATAATAGGAGGGTATGATGGGAAACTCACACCTAAAGATAAAATAACCAGGGCTGAAACAGCCGTAATAGTAAGGAATGTACTGAAAAAGGCTGAACTTATTTAA
- the pyk gene encoding pyruvate kinase gives MRRTKIVCTVGPASDSVEILKEMISKGMNVARLNFSHGNHQQHAANVALIRQAAGELNAVVGIMLDTKGPEVRTGILEADRITLEEGKRITLTTEEIKGTAERLSVSYQGLPGDVCQGSKILIADGLVELEVESVEGKEIHCRIVSGGEIGSRKNINLPGQVVNLPAVTEKDVADIRFAVVNDFDFIAASFVRTASDVLQIRKVLEENESCIQIIAKIENHQGVENIDEILKVADGIMVARGDLGVETPTEEVPLIQKMIIERCNRLGKPVITATQMLDSMISNPRPTRAEATDVANAIFDGTDALMLSGETAAGKYPVEAVAMMDRIAVRTERALGFKEILGRKEIAPGRTVTDAISYATSSTAFNLGATAIITSTKSGHTARMVSKYRPQARVIAVTPKKEVVRKLTIVWGVSPLLVTETDSTDEMIEAATRGALEAGLIHSGDLVVITAGIPVGVPGTTNMIKVHIVGDVIARGTGIGVRAVTGTVRVVKNAQEAERVIASGDILVTAATDRDFVPAMEKAGAVITEAGGLTSHAAIVGINLGIPVIVGVDGAASILETGITVTVDGTRGLIYRGQAKVL, from the coding sequence ATGAGACGCACAAAAATTGTATGTACTGTTGGCCCGGCAAGTGATTCTGTGGAGATTCTCAAAGAAATGATTTCCAAAGGAATGAATGTTGCCAGGCTGAATTTTTCCCACGGCAACCATCAACAACACGCCGCCAATGTTGCCTTAATCCGCCAGGCTGCCGGAGAACTGAATGCGGTAGTAGGGATAATGCTGGACACCAAGGGACCGGAAGTTAGGACCGGTATTTTGGAGGCTGACAGGATTACTCTGGAGGAAGGTAAGCGAATAACACTGACCACAGAGGAGATCAAAGGTACTGCGGAGAGGCTTTCTGTCAGCTACCAGGGGCTGCCGGGCGATGTCTGCCAGGGCTCGAAAATACTCATTGCCGACGGGCTGGTAGAGCTTGAGGTCGAGTCTGTAGAGGGGAAGGAAATACACTGCCGCATTGTCAGCGGCGGCGAGATTGGGAGCCGGAAGAACATTAACCTGCCCGGGCAGGTAGTAAACCTCCCTGCCGTTACGGAAAAGGATGTGGCAGACATCAGGTTTGCCGTGGTAAATGATTTCGATTTCATTGCCGCTTCCTTTGTCAGGACCGCTTCAGATGTCCTTCAAATCAGAAAGGTACTGGAGGAAAATGAGTCCTGTATCCAGATCATAGCCAAGATTGAAAACCACCAGGGTGTGGAAAATATAGACGAAATACTGAAGGTTGCCGATGGGATTATGGTGGCCAGGGGCGATCTGGGGGTGGAAACCCCTACTGAAGAGGTGCCCCTGATTCAGAAGATGATTATTGAAAGGTGCAACAGGCTGGGAAAACCGGTAATCACAGCCACCCAGATGCTAGATTCCATGATAAGTAACCCGCGTCCTACCAGAGCAGAAGCTACAGATGTGGCTAATGCTATATTTGATGGGACAGATGCCCTGATGCTGTCAGGTGAGACTGCAGCCGGCAAGTATCCGGTGGAGGCAGTAGCCATGATGGACAGGATTGCCGTAAGGACTGAAAGGGCGCTCGGTTTTAAGGAAATCCTGGGCCGGAAAGAAATTGCCCCAGGACGGACTGTGACAGATGCTATCAGTTATGCCACATCTTCCACCGCCTTCAATCTGGGAGCCACGGCAATCATTACTTCAACAAAGTCTGGCCATACCGCACGGATGGTTTCCAAATACCGGCCCCAGGCGAGGGTTATCGCGGTTACTCCGAAAAAGGAAGTGGTGCGTAAGCTGACCATTGTCTGGGGAGTATCACCATTACTGGTTACAGAGACAGACAGTACTGATGAAATGATAGAGGCGGCAACCAGGGGAGCCCTTGAAGCCGGTCTTATCCATAGTGGTGACCTGGTGGTAATTACAGCGGGAATTCCGGTCGGGGTTCCCGGAACCACTAATATGATTAAGGTTCATATTGTCGGTGATGTAATTGCCAGGGGGACCGGTATAGGGGTCCGGGCAGTAACCGGGACCGTCCGGGTTGTCAAAAATGCGCAGGAAGCTGAACGCGTTATTGCTTCGGGGGATATTTTGGTGACTGCTGCCACTGACAGGGATTTTGTCCCTGCTATGGAAAAGGCCGGTGCGGTGATAACAGAAGCCGGCGGGCTTACTTCACATGCAGCTATTGTTGGCATCAACCTGGGGATTCCGGTTATCGTCGGAGTAGACGGCGCTGCCTCTATTTTGGAGACGGGGATTACCGTTACGGTGGACGGGACCAGGGGACTGATTTACCGTGGGCAGGCCAAGGTGTTGTAG
- a CDS encoding glycosyltransferase family 4 protein — MKIAHLHWGFPPVIGGVESHLAMLGPELVKKDCRVSLLTGSVGGRPAEEYYEGMYVRRTPVMDLNSLTPELIEEQLGDIGRVIAQFIDDTDPDIIHAHNMHYFSPLHTDIMNTIKRERKIPLMLTAHNVWPDNDRTWTEINQRADIWDVVIAVSHYIKGELVRAGYRGERITTVHHGIDLAKFGPCTGDDRERIRFLYPEFEGRRVIFHPARMNLEKGSHISVRALDIIRREFPDTLLVMAGTEKAVDWGSRHRKHVDTVMGMIEELGLQENIFVKFFPWHEMPLVYKAAEFCLSPSCFEEPFGIVMLESMASGRPVIVSRAGGMPEVISDGRNGSIVKMADANDLAEKCLFLLRNPGVCCEMGKRGMGMVKDNWTKEKMTVATLKVYRNFLERKDSSGN, encoded by the coding sequence ATGAAAATTGCTCATTTGCACTGGGGGTTCCCACCGGTGATCGGTGGAGTTGAAAGCCATTTGGCCATGCTGGGCCCTGAATTGGTAAAAAAAGACTGTAGGGTTTCACTGCTGACAGGGTCTGTCGGGGGGCGTCCTGCAGAAGAATATTATGAGGGGATGTATGTAAGAAGAACCCCTGTCATGGACCTTAACAGTCTTACCCCGGAACTAATTGAAGAACAGCTTGGAGATATCGGGAGAGTAATTGCCCAATTTATAGATGATACAGATCCTGATATCATTCACGCACACAACATGCATTATTTCAGCCCGCTGCACACAGACATTATGAATACAATCAAGCGTGAAAGAAAAATCCCCCTGATGCTTACTGCCCACAATGTATGGCCTGATAATGACCGCACCTGGACAGAAATAAACCAAAGGGCTGATATATGGGATGTCGTAATAGCGGTCAGCCATTACATAAAAGGTGAACTGGTCAGGGCAGGATATAGGGGAGAACGAATTACCACAGTACACCACGGTATAGACCTGGCTAAGTTTGGCCCGTGTACCGGGGATGACAGGGAAAGGATCAGATTCCTTTATCCTGAGTTTGAAGGACGCCGGGTTATCTTTCACCCGGCCAGGATGAATCTGGAGAAGGGAAGCCATATAAGTGTCAGGGCTCTGGATATCATAAGACGGGAGTTTCCGGATACACTCCTGGTTATGGCAGGGACAGAAAAGGCAGTTGACTGGGGGTCCCGGCACCGGAAGCATGTTGACACAGTCATGGGAATGATAGAAGAACTGGGGCTGCAGGAAAATATTTTCGTTAAATTCTTCCCCTGGCACGAAATGCCCCTGGTGTATAAGGCCGCAGAGTTCTGCCTGTCCCCGTCCTGCTTTGAGGAACCCTTTGGCATTGTAATGCTTGAGAGCATGGCCAGTGGAAGACCGGTTATTGTCAGCAGGGCCGGAGGAATGCCGGAAGTCATCAGTGACGGCAGAAACGGCTCTATTGTAAAAATGGCTGATGCCAATGACCTTGCCGAAAAATGCCTTTTCCTGCTGAGAAACCCCGGGGTGTGTTGTGAGATGGGGAAAAGAGGCATGGGGATGGTCAAGGACAACTGGACCAAAGAGAAAATGACAGTAGCGACACTTAAAGTATACCGGAATTTCCTGGAGAGAAAAGACAGCAGTGGTAATTAA